A single region of the Lycium barbarum isolate Lr01 chromosome 2, ASM1917538v2, whole genome shotgun sequence genome encodes:
- the LOC132622499 gene encoding uncharacterized protein LOC132622499: protein MEMEMGLKLTRVADEFSSTEFQFAKDRAGPLFQSTETDTMFILTVHLKGYTPENIKIDINEEGTIIAIRGEKPVEETVMVGWKLVKKDVEIRKFSKAFKIPDGVILDKIKARFDEEQSILTVKMPKKVKGILGVELVEVKEPEDLPIVAEKISKKVTFKESTKKAEENQEKGKEIVQKVLEDPQVSDLKSPILPSNIRKPREVVEKHIVKDELVPQKDKELMPSVDSNIQNNNDMIQEKREPRINLVGESSSSQEEPKDDQASERANGISEEKSGEISRKKEDDNVPKRNSKICVPIVAGSALILSLVVFVIHFIRTKNQSGKRKG, encoded by the exons ATGGAAATGGAAATGGGACTCAAATTAACAAGAGTTGCAGATGAATTCTCCTCTACCGAATTTCAATTTGCAAAAGACAGAGCTGGCCCTCTTTTCCAATCTACAGAAACAGACACTATGTTCATCCTTACCGTCCATTTAAAAG GTTATACACCAGAAAATATAAAGATTGATATTAATGAGGAAGGGACCATAATCGCGATAAGGGGAGAAAAGCCGGTTGAAGAAACTGTGATGGTGGGGTGGAAATTGGTCAAGAAAGATGTGGAAATTAGAAAATTTAGTAAGGCTTTCAAAATTCCGGATGGGGTAATCTTGGATAAAATCAAGGCTAGATTTGATGAGGAACAATCCATATTGACAGTTAAAATGCCAAAGAAAGTGAAGGGAATTCTTGGAGTTGAGTTAGTAGAAGTTAAGGAGCCTGAAGATTTGCCAATTGTAGCTGAAAAGATTTCTAAAAAGGTCACATTTAAGGAGTCTACTAAAAAAGCAgaggaaaatcaagaaaaggggAAAGAAATTGTGCAAAAAGTATTAGAAGATCCTCAAGTGAGTGACTTGAAATCACCTATTTTACCATCTAATATTCGAAAACCACGTGAAGTAGTCGAAAAACACATTGTTAAGGATGAATTAGTTCCTCAAAAGGATAAGGAACTAATGCCAAGTGTCGACTCAAACATCCAGAACAACAACGATATGATTCAAGAAAAAAGAGAGCCTCGGATAAATCTCGTAGGTGAGTCTTCGAGTTCGCAAGAAGAGCCTAAAGATGATCAAGCTAGTGAAAGAGCAAATGGAATTTCTGAAGAAAAGAGTGGCGAAATATCAAGGAAAAAGGAAGATGATAATGTGCCTAAGAGAAACTCAAAAATTTGTGTGCCAATTGTTGCAGGCTCAGCCTTAATATTATCTCTTGTTGTCTTTGTCATTCATTTCATCAGAACTAAGAATCAATCGGGGAAAAGAAAAGGTTAA
- the LOC132627328 gene encoding early nodulin-like protein 14: MGFVSMFCVFFFILGSLIFQLSQSATVVVDGVSQWKNPTAQIGDSIIFKHKYEYNLYIFQNQNAFNVCNFTRATLLTKSDSKSYTWHPSRPGTFYFSFNNNGSNTACLQGQKLAIKVSLSAPASSPEQSPVVAAPPVISGGSVSSSPAYPWPFQPRELTSPSPAPSVVALPANGPMVPEKGGDNIPFINSNPAVPLPTGEVDSATIRPLPASGSAHLNMQVVGFSAIQRAVCCALFLMLL; this comes from the exons ATGGGATTTGTTTCCATGTTTTGTGTGTTTTTCTTCATTCTTGGAAGTTTAATCTTTCAGCTTTCTCAAAGTGCAACTGTAGTAGTTGATGGAGTTTCACAGTGGAAAAACCCAACAGCCCAAATTGGAGATTCTATTA ttTTCAAGCACAAGTATGAGTACAATCTCTACATTTTCCAGAACCAAAATGCATTCAATGTGTGCAACTTCACTCGAGCTACACTTCTTACTAAATCTGATTCCAAGTCCTATACT TGGCACCCATCAAGACCAGGTACATTTTACTTCTCATTCAACAACAATGGGTCCAACACAGCATGTTTACAAGGCCAAAAGCTAGCAATTAAAGTATCTCTTTCAGCTCCTGCTTCTTCGCCGGAGCAGTCACCGGTGGTAGCTGCTCCACCGGTGATATCTGGTGGGAGTGTGTCATCATCTCCAGCATATCCATGGCCATTTCAGCCAAGAGAATTGACATCACCTAGCCCTGCACCAAGTGTTGTTGCGTTACCTGCAAATGGGCCAATGGTGCCTGAAAAAGGAGGTGATAATATTCCCTTTATTAATAGTAATCCTGCTGTTCCATTGCCTACTGGTGAAGTTGATTCTGCTACTATACGTCCTTTGCCTGCTTCTGGTTCGGCTCACCTTAACATGCAG GTGGTGGGGTTTTCAGCAATTCAAAGAGCTGTGTGTTGTGCACTTTTCTTAATGCTGCTTTAG